A window from Pseudanabaena sp. FACHB-2040 encodes these proteins:
- a CDS encoding response regulator transcription factor encodes MSQATTIRVLIADDHAIFRQGLATIINRDPDMSVIAQAENGEQAIALFEEHQPDITLMDLRMPEVEGVAAIGAICAAAKSARIIVLTTYDSDEDIYRGLQAGAKGYLLKETEPDELLNAIRTVHRGQKYIPPDVGAKLVQRLSNPELSERELAVLRSLAQGMSNADIAAALSIGEGTVKSHVNRILNKLDVSDRTQAVIVAVKRGIVSL; translated from the coding sequence ATGAGCCAAGCCACGACTATTCGGGTTTTGATTGCGGACGATCATGCTATTTTTCGGCAAGGATTAGCCACGATTATTAATCGTGACCCAGACATGAGCGTGATTGCCCAAGCCGAAAATGGGGAACAGGCGATCGCGCTATTTGAGGAACACCAACCGGATATCACGCTGATGGATCTCCGCATGCCGGAAGTAGAAGGAGTTGCCGCCATCGGTGCAATTTGTGCTGCTGCTAAATCGGCTCGGATTATTGTACTGACAACGTATGATAGCGACGAGGATATTTACCGGGGGTTGCAGGCAGGCGCAAAAGGATACCTGTTGAAAGAAACTGAACCTGACGAGCTTCTAAATGCGATTCGTACCGTTCATCGGGGTCAGAAGTATATTCCGCCCGATGTGGGAGCAAAGTTGGTACAGCGGCTCAGCAATCCAGAACTGAGTGAACGAGAACTGGCGGTACTCCGCTCACTGGCACAGGGGATGAGCAATGCCGATATTGCGGCTGCTTTGAGCATTGGTGAAGGTACGGTTAAATCCCATGTCAATCGGATTTTGAACAAGTTAGATGTCAGCGATCGCACCCAAGCTGTGATTGTTGCCGTTAAGCGCGGCATTGTCAGTTTGTAG
- a CDS encoding peptidoglycan-binding protein → MTSTFIATDSTLRQGDSGAAVTELQQLLNAKGINITVDGIFDDAT, encoded by the coding sequence ATGACCTCTACTTTCATCGCTACAGACTCAACACTACGCCAAGGCGATTCCGGTGCTGCTGTTACTGAGCTACAACAATTGCTCAATGCGAAAGGAATCAACATTACAGTCGATGGAATCTTTGACGATGCGACGTGA
- a CDS encoding PAS domain S-box protein gives MITLPGITIHSKIYESLASLVYRGIREQDNCAVIAKVLKQDYPSPQELTRYRQEYEITRFLNIEGVVKAYSQQDYQRTLVILLEDFGGESLECWMRQQLDFSPMPLSVFLNMAIAITDTLGKIHAAHVIHKDINPGNIVFNPRTGVVKIIDFGIATRFSRTNPTFKSLHLLEGTPAYLSPEQTGRMNRMLDYRTDFYSLGVTFYELLTGQLPFPTSDLLELVHCHIARPPTPPHELNSTIPQPVSDLILKLMAKNAEDRYQSAWGIKADLERCARQQAEVGLIEPMPLGLQDVSEQFNIPQKLYGQEAKIAALLAAFDRVAGSEGVGERESGGAEEDITLPPHREMMLVSGYAGIGKTALVQELHKPVTANQGYFISGKFDQFGRNIPYSAIVNALQKLVQQLLSEPDEQVEVWRSRLLTALGSNGQIIIDVIPEVELIIGEQSPLPEVGATEAQNRFNLTFQRFVRAFCAKEHPLVIFLDDLQWIDSATLKLIELILLDEQIQYLFLIGAYRDNELTPTHPLVLTLESLRNQGAVFQKIILAPLTLEPLTQLVAETLHHNPDTVRSLAQVVLCKTEGNPFFVGEFLKLLHSENLLTFDAQQLSWQWNLTEIEAQDITDNVVELLLRQLQKLPEATQQILSIAACVGSEFDLETLAIVCEKSPKAIFQDLLEAIQAGLIQPLSDLDEDLLVQEYKFLHDRVQQAAYALIDESHKQVVHLQIGRNLLKKTSPEQRSDRLFEIIDHFNQGLELVTARSERTEIVRLNLMAGQKAKAATAYEAAFKYFTTGLKLLNSESWQSEYYLTLALYSEAAEAAYLQGRFDEMEQLVEVVLARAKTVVDKVQVYDSRIQGYLSQGNLKEVLKIGLQVLKLLGVILPENPSELDVRGGLEETAARLAEREIEDLVNLPEMTAPEPLAAMSILGSIGAAAFIVSPALFMLITCKTVNLSINYGNAIWSPLYYTAYGFVLCGVVQDIELGYKFGQLALSLAEQLNTKKGKARALQLFSGNVMQLKVHLKETIPLLIEAYQEGVETGDFEIAAYAAYNVCYNSFSAGEELTQLEQKTATYSKAINQIRRESPSIWIAILWQTILNLLDRSENPSRLVGRVCNEEEALSHALAVKDGTAIQMLYLYKVILFYLFEEYYQAVQTAILARKHFEEVSAIAVLPTFCFYHSLALLSLSLDASNSEKVAWLNCVNTNQEKMQKWAEHAPMNYLHEFYLVEAEKARVLGQFFEAEELYERAIAGAAENEYIQEEALAYELAAKHYLARGREKIAQTYMKEAHYCYDRWGATTKVKDLETRYPQFFSQSSRAASTSIPITAETITNSFHTTLDLAAVMKALQGISREIELKQLLRLLMQTVIENAGAQTGYLILENSGEWSIEAACELNADENACATQVLQSIPIADQLPESIIQYVIRTLKPVALNDATREDAFVNEPYIQQNQPQSVFCLPLLNQAKLVGVLYLENRLTAGVFTPERSQVLQLLSTQAAIAIENANLYSELQAKESKITQFLEAIPVGIAIVDATGCPYYANQCSNQLLGKETDTSIAPEQLSEAYQLYVAGTDQIYPPESLPNVRALRGERIRTEDIEIRRDHVSILVEARGTPVFDQQGNITHAIATFQDITERKQAEKLLADYNCTLEQQVAERTAALRQSEANYRNLLQTANSVIICYDTQGRIRYINDYGVKLLGYEEHQIVGRTLFETIIPDIETSGRDVRPMVHDLLRNPQSYPQGESENLCRDGRRVWMAWSNQAIFNEQGEVVEILSVGSDTTQRRQAEEALQHSEAKFRNIFENSQVGIYRTRTCDGLILEANQRFANLFGFDSPEEVIGLKYTTDCYVNPSDRQQAIELLKRDGELQNFEVQLRKRDGTLFWGLFSLYLNADDDYTEGVIADISDRKQAEAALQASETKLRTLIEAIPDPLFVMSAEGRLLEIVVLEPSLLWQPFEEMIGQTMHQLGKAQADEFLGYIQQVLRTQQTLTVEYSVFLNGREAWFSARIAPIDYDKVIWLARDITALKQAEAASILEERNRMAREIHDTLAQAFTGILAQVGAAKQVLTDDVEAAQAHLDLIKELARTGLTEARRSVVALRPQLLEEGSLQSALHRLVAQIRTAAMDTTLHYEIEGAVYSLPAEVENNLLRMGQEALTNAIRHANADEIRVELIYERDQVCLRVQDNGQGFGVGSIPAFEGFGLLGMSERAERIGAQLTIRSQPGQGTEIIVTVNP, from the coding sequence ATGATTACCCTGCCTGGAATTACTATCCACAGCAAAATCTATGAGAGCTTAGCTTCTCTGGTGTATCGAGGTATCAGAGAGCAAGATAACTGTGCAGTAATTGCCAAAGTTCTCAAGCAGGATTATCCCTCTCCTCAGGAATTAACTCGTTATCGGCAGGAATATGAAATTACTCGCTTTCTCAACATTGAAGGCGTAGTCAAGGCATACAGCCAGCAAGACTACCAGCGTACGCTGGTTATTCTTTTGGAAGATTTTGGTGGAGAGTCTTTAGAATGCTGGATGCGGCAACAATTAGACTTCTCTCCCATGCCGCTGTCGGTTTTTTTGAATATGGCGATCGCCATTACTGATACCCTAGGCAAAATCCATGCAGCTCATGTCATTCATAAAGATATTAATCCTGGCAATATTGTTTTTAATCCGAGGACTGGCGTTGTCAAAATCATTGATTTTGGCATTGCCACTCGCTTCAGTCGCACCAATCCCACATTCAAAAGTCTCCATCTTCTAGAAGGAACCCCCGCCTATTTGTCGCCAGAGCAAACCGGACGAATGAACCGGATGCTCGACTATCGCACTGATTTCTACTCACTGGGCGTAACCTTCTACGAACTGTTGACGGGACAATTGCCGTTTCCCACTAGTGATCTCCTAGAGCTAGTCCACTGCCACATTGCCAGACCACCGACTCCCCCACATGAATTAAACTCAACGATTCCCCAACCTGTTTCAGATCTTATTTTGAAACTGATGGCAAAGAACGCGGAGGATCGCTATCAAAGTGCTTGGGGCATCAAAGCAGATTTAGAACGCTGTGCCCGGCAGCAGGCAGAAGTGGGTTTAATTGAACCTATGCCATTGGGTCTGCAAGATGTTTCCGAGCAGTTTAACATTCCTCAAAAACTGTATGGGCAAGAAGCGAAGATTGCAGCATTATTGGCGGCGTTTGACAGAGTGGCAGGGAGTGAGGGAGTAGGGGAACGGGAAAGTGGGGGAGCAGAAGAAGACATTACCCTACCACCGCATCGTGAAATGATGCTGGTCTCCGGTTATGCTGGCATCGGCAAAACAGCATTGGTGCAGGAACTCCATAAACCGGTCACAGCAAACCAAGGCTATTTTATCTCTGGCAAATTTGATCAATTTGGGCGCAACATTCCCTACAGCGCCATTGTGAATGCTCTGCAAAAGTTAGTGCAGCAACTCTTGAGCGAACCGGATGAGCAGGTGGAAGTGTGGCGATCGCGTCTGCTCACTGCTCTGGGCAGCAACGGGCAAATCATCATTGATGTCATCCCCGAAGTTGAGCTCATCATTGGCGAGCAGTCGCCTTTACCCGAAGTTGGAGCAACTGAGGCACAGAATCGCTTCAATCTCACGTTTCAAAGATTCGTGCGGGCGTTTTGTGCAAAAGAGCATCCCCTAGTCATTTTCTTAGACGATCTACAGTGGATCGATTCTGCGACGTTGAAGTTAATCGAACTCATCTTACTTGATGAGCAAATCCAGTATCTGTTTTTGATCGGAGCCTACCGAGATAACGAACTAACTCCAACGCATCCGTTGGTCTTAACGCTAGAGAGCCTGCGAAACCAGGGAGCAGTATTTCAGAAAATCATCCTGGCTCCCTTAACGCTGGAACCGTTGACTCAATTGGTGGCTGAGACATTACATCACAATCCTGATACCGTTCGTTCCTTAGCCCAAGTCGTGTTGTGCAAAACCGAGGGCAACCCTTTCTTTGTTGGTGAATTTTTGAAGCTGCTGCATAGCGAAAACCTGTTAACCTTTGATGCCCAACAGTTGAGTTGGCAGTGGAATTTAACTGAGATTGAAGCTCAAGATATTACCGATAATGTGGTGGAGTTACTGCTGCGTCAGTTGCAGAAATTGCCGGAAGCAACACAGCAAATTCTCTCCATCGCTGCTTGTGTTGGGTCTGAGTTTGATTTGGAAACGTTGGCGATCGTTTGCGAAAAATCACCGAAAGCAATTTTTCAGGATTTATTAGAAGCAATACAAGCAGGATTAATTCAACCGCTGTCTGACTTGGATGAAGATTTGTTAGTTCAAGAGTATAAGTTTCTGCACGATCGCGTTCAGCAAGCGGCTTATGCTTTGATTGATGAATCGCACAAACAAGTGGTTCATCTCCAAATCGGTCGCAATTTGCTCAAAAAAACTTCACCAGAGCAACGATCCGATCGGTTGTTTGAAATCATCGATCATTTCAATCAAGGACTTGAGCTAGTCACTGCTCGATCAGAACGAACTGAAATTGTCAGATTGAATTTAATGGCAGGTCAGAAAGCAAAGGCAGCAACGGCTTATGAAGCAGCTTTTAAGTATTTCACTACAGGGCTTAAACTCCTCAATTCAGAGAGTTGGCAGAGTGAGTATTATCTCACCTTAGCGCTGTACTCAGAAGCAGCAGAAGCGGCGTATCTCCAGGGTCGCTTTGATGAGATGGAACAGTTGGTAGAAGTGGTACTCGCTCGTGCCAAAACAGTGGTTGACAAAGTACAGGTTTACGATAGCAGAATTCAAGGATATTTGTCACAGGGCAACTTGAAAGAAGTACTTAAAATTGGACTGCAAGTGTTGAAGCTCTTGGGAGTAATCTTACCAGAAAATCCAAGTGAGTTAGATGTTCGAGGCGGATTGGAGGAAACGGCTGCACGATTAGCTGAACGAGAAATTGAAGACTTGGTTAATTTACCAGAGATGACTGCACCAGAACCACTAGCAGCAATGTCAATCCTAGGGAGTATAGGGGCTGCTGCATTCATAGTATCACCAGCACTATTCATGTTGATTACTTGCAAAACGGTAAATTTATCAATCAACTACGGTAATGCTATCTGGTCACCACTGTATTATACTGCCTACGGATTTGTTCTATGTGGAGTTGTTCAAGACATTGAACTCGGCTATAAATTTGGTCAATTGGCTCTTAGCTTAGCGGAACAATTGAATACCAAAAAAGGCAAGGCTAGAGCATTACAGTTATTTAGTGGCAATGTTATGCAATTGAAAGTACATCTTAAGGAGACGATACCACTGCTGATTGAGGCTTATCAGGAAGGAGTGGAAACCGGAGACTTTGAAATCGCTGCTTATGCTGCCTATAACGTATGCTATAACTCGTTTTCTGCTGGCGAGGAACTCACCCAACTGGAACAAAAAACAGCAACCTATAGCAAAGCGATCAATCAAATCAGACGGGAAAGCCCCTCGATTTGGATTGCAATACTGTGGCAGACCATTCTTAATCTGTTAGATAGGTCTGAGAATCCCAGTCGCTTAGTTGGCCGGGTGTGTAATGAAGAGGAGGCGTTATCACACGCCCTTGCAGTTAAAGATGGAACTGCAATTCAAATGCTATATCTGTACAAAGTCATACTATTTTATCTATTTGAAGAATATTATCAAGCTGTACAGACTGCTATTTTGGCAAGGAAACATTTTGAAGAGGTGTCAGCAATAGCGGTTCTACCTACATTCTGTTTCTATCATTCTCTAGCGCTTTTGAGCCTATCGCTCGATGCTTCAAATTCTGAAAAAGTAGCTTGGCTAAACTGTGTTAACACCAACCAAGAAAAGATGCAGAAATGGGCAGAACACGCCCCAATGAATTATCTACATGAATTTTATCTAGTCGAGGCAGAGAAAGCACGAGTCTTAGGGCAGTTCTTTGAGGCTGAGGAACTTTATGAACGAGCGATCGCAGGTGCTGCTGAAAATGAGTATATCCAGGAAGAAGCATTAGCTTATGAATTAGCAGCAAAACATTATCTGGCGCGAGGTCGGGAAAAGATTGCTCAGACCTACATGAAAGAGGCGCATTATTGCTACGATCGCTGGGGCGCAACCACTAAAGTTAAAGACTTAGAAACTCGCTATCCACAGTTCTTTTCTCAGTCGTCTAGAGCCGCTTCCACATCAATTCCTATTACTGCTGAAACTATCACTAATTCCTTCCATACCACTTTAGATTTAGCAGCAGTGATGAAAGCTTTACAGGGGATTTCTCGTGAAATTGAACTGAAGCAACTGCTGCGATTATTGATGCAAACTGTAATTGAGAATGCTGGCGCACAAACCGGATATCTGATTTTAGAAAATTCAGGAGAATGGTCGATTGAAGCGGCTTGTGAACTCAATGCCGATGAGAATGCTTGTGCGACTCAGGTGTTACAGTCTATTCCAATTGCCGATCAATTGCCAGAGTCAATCATTCAATATGTGATTCGGACTCTGAAGCCTGTCGCCTTAAATGATGCGACTCGTGAAGATGCTTTTGTTAATGAGCCATATATTCAACAGAACCAGCCTCAATCTGTTTTCTGTTTACCGCTGCTGAATCAAGCCAAGCTGGTCGGTGTATTGTATTTAGAAAATCGGTTAACAGCTGGAGTATTTACACCGGAGCGATCGCAGGTCTTGCAGCTATTATCGACTCAAGCAGCGATCGCCATCGAAAATGCCAACCTTTACTCAGAACTGCAAGCTAAGGAAAGCAAGATCACCCAGTTCCTCGAAGCGATTCCGGTGGGAATTGCGATCGTGGATGCGACGGGTTGCCCTTATTATGCCAACCAATGCAGCAATCAACTCCTGGGCAAAGAAACTGATACTTCCATAGCACCGGAGCAACTCTCAGAGGCTTATCAGCTTTATGTAGCGGGAACGGATCAAATCTATCCACCGGAGAGCCTGCCTAATGTGCGGGCATTAAGGGGCGAACGCATCAGGACTGAAGATATAGAAATTCGTCGAGATCATGTCTCAATTCTAGTTGAGGCGCGGGGAACACCAGTTTTTGATCAACAGGGCAATATCACTCATGCGATCGCTACCTTTCAGGACATTACAGAGCGCAAACAAGCCGAGAAACTTCTAGCCGACTACAACTGCACTTTAGAGCAACAGGTCGCAGAACGAACTGCTGCGTTACGACAAAGTGAGGCCAATTACCGCAACCTGCTACAAACCGCGAATTCTGTCATCATTTGCTATGACACGCAAGGACGAATTCGATACATCAACGATTATGGGGTAAAACTTCTTGGCTATGAAGAACATCAGATTGTAGGGCGAACCTTATTTGAAACCATCATTCCAGACATCGAAACCTCTGGACGCGATGTGAGACCCATGGTCCACGATTTACTTCGTAATCCTCAATCGTACCCGCAAGGCGAGAGTGAAAACCTGTGTCGAGACGGTCGGCGAGTTTGGATGGCCTGGTCGAATCAAGCTATCTTCAATGAACAGGGAGAGGTCGTTGAAATCTTATCGGTTGGCAGTGACACCACCCAGCGTAGGCAAGCAGAAGAGGCATTACAACACAGTGAAGCTAAGTTCCGCAATATCTTCGAAAACTCGCAGGTTGGCATCTACCGAACCCGCACCTGTGATGGATTAATTCTCGAAGCCAATCAACGCTTTGCCAATCTGTTTGGCTTTGATTCACCAGAGGAGGTGATTGGGCTGAAATACACTACAGACTGTTATGTGAATCCCAGCGATCGCCAGCAAGCTATTGAATTGCTGAAGCGTGATGGTGAACTGCAAAACTTTGAAGTGCAACTGCGAAAACGAGATGGGACATTGTTTTGGGGGCTTTTCTCTCTTTATCTGAATGCAGACGATGACTACACCGAAGGGGTGATTGCGGATATTAGCGATCGTAAGCAAGCAGAAGCAGCCCTACAAGCCTCAGAGACAAAGCTACGGACTCTAATTGAGGCAATTCCCGATCCATTGTTTGTAATGTCTGCTGAAGGGCGACTTCTTGAAATAGTGGTACTGGAACCAAGTCTGCTATGGCAACCCTTTGAGGAGATGATTGGTCAAACCATGCACCAACTCGGAAAAGCACAAGCTGATGAATTTCTAGGTTATATTCAGCAGGTGCTAAGAACCCAACAAACCCTCACAGTCGAGTACAGTGTGTTTTTAAATGGACGAGAAGCCTGGTTTTCGGCTCGCATTGCCCCAATCGACTACGATAAAGTGATTTGGCTGGCGCGAGATATTACGGCTCTTAAGCAAGCAGAAGCCGCTTCAATTTTGGAAGAGCGCAACCGCATGGCGCGTGAAATTCACGACACACTCGCTCAGGCGTTTACAGGCATTCTGGCTCAGGTGGGAGCGGCAAAACAGGTGCTAACGGATGATGTAGAAGCTGCTCAGGCACACCTGGATCTGATCAAAGAATTGGCACGAACGGGACTGACTGAAGCGCGGCGATCGGTTGTCGCGCTCCGTCCTCAGCTTTTGGAGGAGGGCAGTTTACAGAGCGCTCTACATCGTCTCGTCGCTCAAATCAGAACTGCCGCAATGGATACCACTCTACATTATGAGATTGAGGGTGCAGTGTATTCTCTACCCGCTGAAGTGGAGAATAACCTACTACGGATGGGGCAGGAAGCATTAACCAATGCGATTAGACACGCTAATGCTGACGAAATTCGAGTGGAGCTAATCTACGAGCGTGACCAGGTTTGCTTGCGTGTGCAAGACAATGGACAGGGCTTTGGAGTTGGCAGTATTCCAGCCTTTGAGGGATTTGGCTTACTCGGCATGAGCGAACGGGCAGAGCGCATCGGCGCACAACTGACGATTAGGAGTCAACCTGGACAAGGAACAGAGATTATCGTCACCGTCAACCCTTGA